From Cucumis melo cultivar AY chromosome 1, USDA_Cmelo_AY_1.0, whole genome shotgun sequence, a single genomic window includes:
- the LOC103500716 gene encoding probable phospholipid-transporting ATPase 4 isoform X2, whose amino-acid sequence MKIESTRRGRIRERIRRSHLYTFACLRADSAREVDDSNPLTGPGFSRIVCCNQPQTHERKPLKYCSNYISTTKYNVLSFVPKALFEQFRRVANLYFLLAALLSLTPVAPFSAVSMIAPLVFVVGLSMAKEALEDWRRFVQDMKVNLRKVSVHKGEGVFGYRPWHKIRVGDIVKVEKDQFFPADLLLLSSCYEDGICYVETMNLDGETNLKVKRALEVTLPLDDDATFKDFSGKIYCEDPNPNLYTFVGNFEYDRQIYPLDPNQILLRDSKLRNTAYAYGVVIFTGHDSKVMQNATKSPSKRSRIERKMDKIIYILFTLLILISSISSIGFAVKTKYQMTDWWYLRTTGDDHDPLYNPRKPTLSGLIHLITALILYGYLIPISLYVSIEVVKVLQASFINQDINMYCEETANPARARTSNLNEELGQVDTILSDKTGTLTCNQMDFLKCSIAGTAYGVKSSEVELAAARQMAYDFEEQDGEYPDVHGQKNSQQPSMPHSRLGSEIELETVVTSTDGKDQKPAIKYFSFEDSRLTGGNWLNEPNHDVLLLFFRILAICHTAIPELNEETGVYTYEAESPDEGAFLVAAREFGFEFCKRTQSTLVVRERYPSPDQVVEREYKILNLLDFTSKRKRMSVIVKDEEGQILLLCKGADSIIFDRLSKNGRMYEEATTRHLNEYGEAGLRTLALAYRKLEEAEYNAWNNEFQKAKTSIGGDRDAMLERVSDLMERELVLVGATAVEDKLQNGVPQCIDKLAQAGLKIWVLTGDKMETAINIGYACSLLRQGMKRICISTTSDSLAQDGKEAMKENISNQITNASQMIKLENDPHAAFALIIDGKTLTYALEDDMKLQFLGLAVDCASVICCRVSPKQKALVTRLVKEGTGKTTLAIGDGANDVGMIQEADIGVGISGVEGMQAVMASDFSIAQFRFLERLLVVHGHWCYKRIAQMICYFFYKNIAFGLTLFYFEAYAGFSGQSIYDDFYMLSFNVILTSLPVISLGVFEQDVSSEVCLQFPALYQQGPRNLFFDWPRIFGWMGNALYSSLVTFFLNLIIFYDQAFRSGGQTADMTAVGTTMFTCIIWAVNCQIALTMSHFTWIQHLLVWGSIAMWYLFILLYGMIISSGNAYKIFVEALGPAPVYWIATFLVTITCNLPYLAHISFQRSFHPMDHHIIQEIKYYRKDVEDTHMWTRERSKARQKTKIGFTARVEAKIRQLKGKLQKKHSSLGVPPNATATAIS is encoded by the exons ATGAAGATCGAGTCGACGAGACGGGGAAGGATAAGGGAGCGGATCCGCCGAAGCCATCTTTATACGTTTGCTTGTCTCCGGGCAGACAGCGCACGGGAGGTTGACGATTCAAATCCTTTAACAGGACCTGGCTTCTCACGAATTGTATGTTGTAATCAGCCTCAAACCCATGAGAGAAAGCCATTGAAATACTGCTCGAATTACATATCCACGACCAAGTATAATGTTCTTTCTTTCGTGCCTAAGGCTCTCTTCGAGCAATTCCGAAGGGTTGCCAATTTGTACTTTCTTTTAGCTGCGTTGTTATCGCTCACACCAGTTGCCCCATTTTCTGCCGTGAGCATGATTGCTCCTTTGGTATTTGTTGTTGGGCTCAGTATGGCTAAAGAAGCTCTTGAGGACTGGCGTCGATTTGTGCAGGATATGAAGGTTAACCTCAGGAAAGTGAGTGTCCACAAAGGGGAAGGTGTTTTTGGTTATAGACCATGGCATAAGATCCGAGTAGGAGATATAGTGAAAGTAGAGAAGGATCAGTTCTTTCCAGCCGATCTACTCCTCTTGTCGTCGTGCTATGAGGATGGTATATGTTATGTGGAAACGATGAATTTGGATGGTGAAACCAATCTCAAAGTAAAGAGAGCTTTGGAAGTAACCTTACCATTGGATGATGATGCAACTTTCAAAGATTTTTCTGGAAAAATTTACTGTGAAGATCCAAACCCAAACCTTTACACCTTTGTAGGTAACTTTGAGTATGATCGGCAGATTTATCCTCTTGATCCTAATCAGATTCTCCTTAGAGATTCGAAATTGAGGAATACAGCTTATGCCTATGGGGTGGTGATATTTACTGGACATGATAGCAAAGTCATGCAGAATGCTACAAAATCTCCTTCGAAAAGAAGTAGAATAGAGAGAAAAATGGACAAAATTATTTACATCCTTTTTACTCTACTTATACTGATCTCATCAATAAGCTCAATAGGTTTTGCTGTGAAAACAAAGTACCAAATGACAGACTGGTGGTATTTACGAACTACTGGTGATGACCATGATCCACTGTACAACCCTCGTAAGCCAACCTTATCAGGGCTCATACATTTAATCACTGCTCTTATACTTTATGGATATTTGATACCCATCTCATTATATGTTTCCATCGAAGTTGTTAAGGTTCTGCAAGCTTCCTTCATTAACCAAGATATTAACATGTACTGTGAGGAGACTGCCAATCCAGCTCGAGCTAGAACTTCCAATTTGAATGAGGAATTGGGTCAGGTAGACACAATCCTATCTGACAAAACAGGCACTTTGACTTGCAATCAGATGGACTTTCTGAAATGTTCCATTGCTGGCACTGCGTATGGTGTTAAATCTAGTGAGGTTGAACTTGCAGCTGCAAGGCAGATGGCATATGACTTCGAGGAGCAGGACGGAGAATATCCCGATGTCCATGGACAAAAGAATAGCCAGCAGCCTTCAATGCCACATAGCAGATTAGGTTCGGAGATTGAGCTGGAGACTGTTGTTACTTCAACTGATGGAAAGGATCAGAAGCCTGCcataaaatattttagttttgagGACAGCCGCCTGACAGGTGGAAACTGGTTGAATGAGCCTAATCATGACGTTCTTTTATTATTCTTCCGTATTTTAGCAATTTGTCACACTGCAATTCCTGAGCTGAATGAGGAGACTGGCGTTTATACATATGAGGCAGAGTCCCCGGATGAAGGTGCTTTTCTTGTTGCAGCAAGAGAATTTGGTTTTGAATTTTGTAAGAGAACACAGTCAACCCTGGTTGTCCGTGAAAGATATCCTTCACCTGATCAAGTAGTTGAAAG GGAATACAAAATTTTGAATCTATTGGATTTCACAAGCAAGAGAAAGAGAATGTCTGTAATTGTTAAGGACGAGGAGGGCCAGATTCTTCTTCTCTGCAAAGGTGCCGATAG CATCATCttcgatcgtctatcaaagaaTGGAAGAATGTATGAGGAAGCAACCACAAGGCATTTGAATGAATATGGAGAAGCAGGGCTGCGAACTCTGGCACTTGCTTATAGGAAGCTTGAGGAAGCCGAATATAATGCTTGGAACAATGAGTTTCAGAAGGCTAAGACGTCCATCGGAGGAGATAGAGATGCAATGCTTGAGCGAGTATCCGACCTCATGGAGCGAGAATTAGTCCTTGTTGGTGCTACTGCTGTGGAGGACAAGTTACAGAATGGG GTGCCTCAATGCATAGACAAACTTGCACAAGCTGGTCTTAAGATCTGGGTTCTGACAGGAGATAAGATGGAAACTGCTATCAACATAGG ATATGCATGCAGTTTACTACGACAGGGAATGAAGCGGATCTGCATATCAACAACCTCAGACTCCTTAGCACAGGATGGGAAAGAG GCCATGAAAGAAAATATTTCGAATCAAATCACCAATGCCTCACAAATGATCAAGCTGGAAAATGATCCTCATGCTGCATTTGCTTTAATCATTGATGGGAAGACTTTAACATATGCTCTTGAGGATGATATGAAGCTTCAATTCCTTGGACTCGCTGTTGATTGTGCATCGGTCATTTGCTGCCGTGTCTCCCCCAAGCAGAAGGCACTG GTAACAAGGTTAGTGAAAGAAGGTACTGGGAAAACTACTTTAGCAATTGGCGATGGTGCAAACGATGTAGGAATGATTCAAGAGGCTGATATTGGTGTCGGTATCAGTGGGGTTGAAGGTATGCAG GCTGTGATGGCTAGTGATTTCTCTATTGCTCAATTTCGGTTTCTTGAAAGGCTTCTGGTAGTCCATGGTCATTGGTGCTACAAGAGGATAGCACAAATG ATTTGCTATTTCTTCTATAAGAATATTGCATTTGGATTAACGCTATTCTACTTCGAAGCATATGCTGGATTTTCTGGGCAATCAATTTATGATGATTTCTACATGCTATCATTTAATGTCATACTCACCTCATTGCCTGTAATTTCCCTCGGAGTATTTGAGCAAGATGTCTCTTCTGAGGTGTGCCTACAG TTCCCTGCACTATATCAGCAAGGACCTCGAAACTTGTTCTTTGACTGGCCTCGAATTTTCGGATGGATGGGGAATGCTCTCTACTCATCTCTAGTTACTttctttctcaatctcatcatcTTCTATGACCAGGCATTCCGTTCTGGCGGCCAAACTGCAGATATGACTGCTGTAGGAACCACTATGTTTACTTGCATCATATGGGCAGTAAATTGTCAGATTGCTCTCACAATGAGCCATTTCACCTGGATCCAACACCTTCTCGTCTGGGGTAGTATTGCGATGTGGTATTTGTTCATCTTACTCTATGGAATGATCATATCCTCTGGGAATGCGTATAAAATCTTTGTCGAAGCTCTAGGTCCTGCCCCTGTTTACTGGATAGCCACATTTTTAGTAACGATTACCTGTAATCTCCCATATCTTGCTCACATATCCTTCCAGAGAAGCTTCCATCCAATGGATCATCACATTATCCAAGAAATCAAATACTACAGAAAGGATGTTGAAGATACGCACATGTGGACCAGGGAAAGATCAAAAGCAAGGCAAAAGACAAAGATAGGATTCACAGCCAGAGTAGAAGCAAAGATCAGACAGTTAAAAGGAAAGCTGCAAAAGAAGCACTCTTCACTTGGTGTGCCTCCAAATGCTACTGCTACTGCTATATCATGA
- the LOC103500716 gene encoding probable phospholipid-transporting ATPase 4 isoform X1: protein MKIESTRRGRIRERIRRSHLYTFACLRADSAREVDDSNPLTGPGFSRIVCCNQPQTHERKPLKYCSNYISTTKYNVLSFVPKALFEQFRRVANLYFLLAALLSLTPVAPFSAVSMIAPLVFVVGLSMAKEALEDWRRFVQDMKVNLRKVSVHKGEGVFGYRPWHKIRVGDIVKVEKDQFFPADLLLLSSCYEDGICYVETMNLDGETNLKVKRALEVTLPLDDDATFKDFSGKIYCEDPNPNLYTFVGNFEYDRQIYPLDPNQILLRDSKLRNTAYAYGVVIFTGHDSKVMQNATKSPSKRSRIERKMDKIIYILFTLLILISSISSIGFAVKTKYQMTDWWYLRTTGDDHDPLYNPRKPTLSGLIHLITALILYGYLIPISLYVSIEVVKVLQASFINQDINMYCEETANPARARTSNLNEELGQVDTILSDKTGTLTCNQMDFLKCSIAGTAYGVKSSEVELAAARQMAYDFEEQDGEYPDVHGQKNSQQPSMPHSRLGSEIELETVVTSTDGKDQKPAIKYFSFEDSRLTGGNWLNEPNHDVLLLFFRILAICHTAIPELNEETGVYTYEAESPDEGAFLVAAREFGFEFCKRTQSTLVVRERYPSPDQVVEREYKILNLLDFTSKRKRMSVIVKDEEGQILLLCKGADSIIFDRLSKNGRMYEEATTRHLNEYGEAGLRTLALAYRKLEEAEYNAWNNEFQKAKTSIGGDRDAMLERVSDLMERELVLVGATAVEDKLQNGVPQCIDKLAQAGLKIWVLTGDKMETAINIGYACSLLRQGMKRICISTTSDSLAQDGKEDFLFFVTPQAMKENISNQITNASQMIKLENDPHAAFALIIDGKTLTYALEDDMKLQFLGLAVDCASVICCRVSPKQKALVTRLVKEGTGKTTLAIGDGANDVGMIQEADIGVGISGVEGMQAVMASDFSIAQFRFLERLLVVHGHWCYKRIAQMICYFFYKNIAFGLTLFYFEAYAGFSGQSIYDDFYMLSFNVILTSLPVISLGVFEQDVSSEVCLQFPALYQQGPRNLFFDWPRIFGWMGNALYSSLVTFFLNLIIFYDQAFRSGGQTADMTAVGTTMFTCIIWAVNCQIALTMSHFTWIQHLLVWGSIAMWYLFILLYGMIISSGNAYKIFVEALGPAPVYWIATFLVTITCNLPYLAHISFQRSFHPMDHHIIQEIKYYRKDVEDTHMWTRERSKARQKTKIGFTARVEAKIRQLKGKLQKKHSSLGVPPNATATAIS, encoded by the exons ATGAAGATCGAGTCGACGAGACGGGGAAGGATAAGGGAGCGGATCCGCCGAAGCCATCTTTATACGTTTGCTTGTCTCCGGGCAGACAGCGCACGGGAGGTTGACGATTCAAATCCTTTAACAGGACCTGGCTTCTCACGAATTGTATGTTGTAATCAGCCTCAAACCCATGAGAGAAAGCCATTGAAATACTGCTCGAATTACATATCCACGACCAAGTATAATGTTCTTTCTTTCGTGCCTAAGGCTCTCTTCGAGCAATTCCGAAGGGTTGCCAATTTGTACTTTCTTTTAGCTGCGTTGTTATCGCTCACACCAGTTGCCCCATTTTCTGCCGTGAGCATGATTGCTCCTTTGGTATTTGTTGTTGGGCTCAGTATGGCTAAAGAAGCTCTTGAGGACTGGCGTCGATTTGTGCAGGATATGAAGGTTAACCTCAGGAAAGTGAGTGTCCACAAAGGGGAAGGTGTTTTTGGTTATAGACCATGGCATAAGATCCGAGTAGGAGATATAGTGAAAGTAGAGAAGGATCAGTTCTTTCCAGCCGATCTACTCCTCTTGTCGTCGTGCTATGAGGATGGTATATGTTATGTGGAAACGATGAATTTGGATGGTGAAACCAATCTCAAAGTAAAGAGAGCTTTGGAAGTAACCTTACCATTGGATGATGATGCAACTTTCAAAGATTTTTCTGGAAAAATTTACTGTGAAGATCCAAACCCAAACCTTTACACCTTTGTAGGTAACTTTGAGTATGATCGGCAGATTTATCCTCTTGATCCTAATCAGATTCTCCTTAGAGATTCGAAATTGAGGAATACAGCTTATGCCTATGGGGTGGTGATATTTACTGGACATGATAGCAAAGTCATGCAGAATGCTACAAAATCTCCTTCGAAAAGAAGTAGAATAGAGAGAAAAATGGACAAAATTATTTACATCCTTTTTACTCTACTTATACTGATCTCATCAATAAGCTCAATAGGTTTTGCTGTGAAAACAAAGTACCAAATGACAGACTGGTGGTATTTACGAACTACTGGTGATGACCATGATCCACTGTACAACCCTCGTAAGCCAACCTTATCAGGGCTCATACATTTAATCACTGCTCTTATACTTTATGGATATTTGATACCCATCTCATTATATGTTTCCATCGAAGTTGTTAAGGTTCTGCAAGCTTCCTTCATTAACCAAGATATTAACATGTACTGTGAGGAGACTGCCAATCCAGCTCGAGCTAGAACTTCCAATTTGAATGAGGAATTGGGTCAGGTAGACACAATCCTATCTGACAAAACAGGCACTTTGACTTGCAATCAGATGGACTTTCTGAAATGTTCCATTGCTGGCACTGCGTATGGTGTTAAATCTAGTGAGGTTGAACTTGCAGCTGCAAGGCAGATGGCATATGACTTCGAGGAGCAGGACGGAGAATATCCCGATGTCCATGGACAAAAGAATAGCCAGCAGCCTTCAATGCCACATAGCAGATTAGGTTCGGAGATTGAGCTGGAGACTGTTGTTACTTCAACTGATGGAAAGGATCAGAAGCCTGCcataaaatattttagttttgagGACAGCCGCCTGACAGGTGGAAACTGGTTGAATGAGCCTAATCATGACGTTCTTTTATTATTCTTCCGTATTTTAGCAATTTGTCACACTGCAATTCCTGAGCTGAATGAGGAGACTGGCGTTTATACATATGAGGCAGAGTCCCCGGATGAAGGTGCTTTTCTTGTTGCAGCAAGAGAATTTGGTTTTGAATTTTGTAAGAGAACACAGTCAACCCTGGTTGTCCGTGAAAGATATCCTTCACCTGATCAAGTAGTTGAAAG GGAATACAAAATTTTGAATCTATTGGATTTCACAAGCAAGAGAAAGAGAATGTCTGTAATTGTTAAGGACGAGGAGGGCCAGATTCTTCTTCTCTGCAAAGGTGCCGATAG CATCATCttcgatcgtctatcaaagaaTGGAAGAATGTATGAGGAAGCAACCACAAGGCATTTGAATGAATATGGAGAAGCAGGGCTGCGAACTCTGGCACTTGCTTATAGGAAGCTTGAGGAAGCCGAATATAATGCTTGGAACAATGAGTTTCAGAAGGCTAAGACGTCCATCGGAGGAGATAGAGATGCAATGCTTGAGCGAGTATCCGACCTCATGGAGCGAGAATTAGTCCTTGTTGGTGCTACTGCTGTGGAGGACAAGTTACAGAATGGG GTGCCTCAATGCATAGACAAACTTGCACAAGCTGGTCTTAAGATCTGGGTTCTGACAGGAGATAAGATGGAAACTGCTATCAACATAGG ATATGCATGCAGTTTACTACGACAGGGAATGAAGCGGATCTGCATATCAACAACCTCAGACTCCTTAGCACAGGATGGGAAAGAG gattttttgttttttgttacacCCCAGGCCATGAAAGAAAATATTTCGAATCAAATCACCAATGCCTCACAAATGATCAAGCTGGAAAATGATCCTCATGCTGCATTTGCTTTAATCATTGATGGGAAGACTTTAACATATGCTCTTGAGGATGATATGAAGCTTCAATTCCTTGGACTCGCTGTTGATTGTGCATCGGTCATTTGCTGCCGTGTCTCCCCCAAGCAGAAGGCACTG GTAACAAGGTTAGTGAAAGAAGGTACTGGGAAAACTACTTTAGCAATTGGCGATGGTGCAAACGATGTAGGAATGATTCAAGAGGCTGATATTGGTGTCGGTATCAGTGGGGTTGAAGGTATGCAG GCTGTGATGGCTAGTGATTTCTCTATTGCTCAATTTCGGTTTCTTGAAAGGCTTCTGGTAGTCCATGGTCATTGGTGCTACAAGAGGATAGCACAAATG ATTTGCTATTTCTTCTATAAGAATATTGCATTTGGATTAACGCTATTCTACTTCGAAGCATATGCTGGATTTTCTGGGCAATCAATTTATGATGATTTCTACATGCTATCATTTAATGTCATACTCACCTCATTGCCTGTAATTTCCCTCGGAGTATTTGAGCAAGATGTCTCTTCTGAGGTGTGCCTACAG TTCCCTGCACTATATCAGCAAGGACCTCGAAACTTGTTCTTTGACTGGCCTCGAATTTTCGGATGGATGGGGAATGCTCTCTACTCATCTCTAGTTACTttctttctcaatctcatcatcTTCTATGACCAGGCATTCCGTTCTGGCGGCCAAACTGCAGATATGACTGCTGTAGGAACCACTATGTTTACTTGCATCATATGGGCAGTAAATTGTCAGATTGCTCTCACAATGAGCCATTTCACCTGGATCCAACACCTTCTCGTCTGGGGTAGTATTGCGATGTGGTATTTGTTCATCTTACTCTATGGAATGATCATATCCTCTGGGAATGCGTATAAAATCTTTGTCGAAGCTCTAGGTCCTGCCCCTGTTTACTGGATAGCCACATTTTTAGTAACGATTACCTGTAATCTCCCATATCTTGCTCACATATCCTTCCAGAGAAGCTTCCATCCAATGGATCATCACATTATCCAAGAAATCAAATACTACAGAAAGGATGTTGAAGATACGCACATGTGGACCAGGGAAAGATCAAAAGCAAGGCAAAAGACAAAGATAGGATTCACAGCCAGAGTAGAAGCAAAGATCAGACAGTTAAAAGGAAAGCTGCAAAAGAAGCACTCTTCACTTGGTGTGCCTCCAAATGCTACTGCTACTGCTATATCATGA